TTGAACTACATTTTTAAACTTTTTACCATTTGCGCTTTTAATGTTACCAGAATGGATTTGCTTTGCAAAATTATATATTTTTTCAAGTTCTGATTGGAAAAATTCTCTCATATTTTCTTTATTATCTTCTATTACGTCCTTACCAATTTGTCCTCTTGTAAGGTGATGCAGGACTTTTCTATTTTCACTAATATTGATCTTTTCTCCATCAAGTACTTCTTTATATTTTTCTATTAAATTTGCTTCATCGCTTAAATTTTGAAAAATTTTAAGGTGGTTTTCATTAATTTGTTTTGAAGCATAGTTATAATGTACACTATCTCCTTCTATTGTAATGTCGTATTCTTTTATTCTTTTTTCAGTTAATGCCGTTTTGAGCACTTCTGGAGCAATTCCTTCAAGGATTTTAAAATTTTCAAGTTCATTAAGATTTTTGTAATTTATCATAAACTCACCCCTTTGTTATAGTTTAAATTTTTTTATTTTTTCCTTTTACACATGTTTTTGATTTTTAAGATAATAAATTTAAGGAATCTTATTATTATATTGCTTTCAGAATAAATTTTTAAGTAAGCTTCTCCCTCGTTTGCCTCACTTTTTGTAAATGATTTTCTAACATTATTCTCATCAAGTTCAATTTCAAGTAAATTTTTTTTGTTTTCAATTGAGATTACTTTTACTTCAACTTCTTTATAACCGATTTCTTTTAAAGCTTGATATCTTCTAAGTCCTGCTATCAAATTTTTATTTTTATCTATTATTATTGGATAAATTAACCCATGTTTTATAATACTGTTTTTAAGAGTTTCAATGTCTCCTATATTTTTTCTAATTCTTTTTTTTATTTTTATTTGATCAATATCTATTAACATATTCTTTTAATCCAATTGGATATCTTCTCCATTGACGTCTTTATTGTTAATTTTCTCATTTTCATTGTTGTTTAAATTTAATTCTTTTGTGTTTTGTGCTTCTGTGTTTGTTTCATTAACAATGACTTCGTTTTCAATTTCCTTGGTATTTTCAATAGGCATTTCCTGGTTATTATTGTTATTATTTATTAAATCTTGTTGTGAGTTTTTATTTTCTATTTCATTTAAGGGTTCTTTAATGTTCATTTCTATTTCATCTTCATTTTTATTTTCTTCATTGTTATTAATGCTCTCAAGATTATTATTGTTTAGGCTTTCAAGATTATTATCAAGATATTCAAATTCAGGAGTGTCAAAATTTATTTCATCGTTATTATTAATCTCATCAATTCCATATATGTTAAATTCTATTGTATTTTTAAATTCTAGTTTATTTTCATAATATTTTGATTTTTCAACTGGCTGAGTGCCGGAAATAAATAGTTCATTTATTATTTTCTCATCAGCAATTTCTTCTGGTAGCAGGCCTGTTTCTGCTTGCACAGGGATACTAATTATTCCTGCAGGCTTTACAAAAACCTTTTTAGGTAAATTTTTGTGATATTCTGCCATGAATTCTCCCCAACTAGGTCCTGCTAATCCTGTTCCTGTTCCAGATATTCCTAGTGAATATCCTTTTTTGTCAAATCCAACCCAAAATGCTGTTGTTATATAAGGAGAGTATCCTATTGCCCATCCGTCTGCCCAATTTTGTGTTGTTCCCGATTTTCCAGCAATGTCAGATTTAAAATTTTTGAGATTTGTATATCTTTGATTTGCTAAGGTTCCGTATTGAATTGTTGATTTCATCATATCTGTGATGATGTATGCAGTTTGAGGAGACACTATTTGAGTTTGATCTTTGCTTTTTATTTTAGCCAATATGCTTGCTTCTTCATTTGTTATTATTCTTCCAGCTCTGTCTTCAATGTATCTTATTCCATAAGGTTCGATTTTGTTACCACTATTTCCTAAAATTGCAAAGGCTCTTGCCATTTGGATTGGAGAAACTGATATTACACCTAGTGCTAGTGGATAAACTTTTGGAAACGTTTTTTCTATTTCTTTTGGATCTGTTATTCCTAGTAGTTTTGAAGAGTAGCTAATTGCAGAGTCAAAACCTAGTTTGTCTAATATTCTTAATGCTGGAATATTCAAGGACAAGGCTAATGCTTGGCGTGTTAAAACGTTGCCCCTCCATTTGCCACCATAATTTTCTGGAGCATAAACTTCTCCGTTTTTATTTAGAAATGCTACCGGAGAGTCTGAAAACATTGTAGCAGCTGTTATTTTTTTTAGATCAATTGCGGCTGCAAAATATAATGCTTTGAATGCACTTCCAGGTTGGACTTTTGCTTGTGTGGCTCGATTAAATTCATTGTCTTTAGTATGTCCACTTCCTCCAACCATGGCCCTTATTGCTCCAGTTGTTGTATCTATTGCTATCATTGCCCCTTCAGGTTGTGCAATAAGTTTTGGTGTTAATTTATTTTTGATAATATATTCTTTTGTTGCCTTATCTATTTTATCAATTCCAAGTATAGCTCCAAAGCTTGCAATTAGATCAATATTATCTTCGTAAAATTTTCTTTTTCTTAGTTTTTTATATTGTCTTCCATTTATTCTTAAATTTTTAATTCCTAATAAATCTGATATTGCATCTACTACAGGAACAATTTCTGAATTAATAATTATTGTTTCAGATGATCTGTTTAAATTATGCATTGTTCTTGCTTTATTAATCATATCGTTTGTAACTTTATCTGCGTATTTTTGTGCCTCAAGGTCAAGAGTTGAATATATTGAGTATCCATCTTTATATATGTTTGCGCCATCTGGTAAATATTTTAGTATTTTTTGCCTTATATATTCAGAGAAATAAGGAGCTTGGTCTTTTTTGTTTGAAATTGCAGATGTGTCGGCCATTCTAGTCCAATCGTAATTTTGCCAGTATTCATTAAATTCTTTTTCAGCAATTTCAGCTTTGACTATTCCATTTGATACAACTTGGTTTAAAACTGCACGTTGTATTTTTTTTGAAAATTTCGGATTGTAAAGAGGTGAATAAAGTTTTGCATTTGGAAGTTGAATTATCATCATCACGGATTCTGCTGTATTAATTTTATTTACACTTTTGCCAAAAAAGAATTTTGATGCTGCAACTATTCCATAGTTTCCGTTTCCAAAATAAACTTTATTAAGGTACTTCTCTAATATTTCGTATTTTGAGAGTTTTTTTTCAAGTTGGATTGCCCACCATATTTCATGTAATTTTCTCAAGATAGATCTTCTTGCTTGATTTGTGTAGAGAAGCTTTGCAAGTTGTTGAGTTAATGTGCTGCCGCCTGAAAAATATCTACCAAGAACAATATTAAATGCAGCTCTAAATATCCCTATCAAAGAAAAACCTCGATGAGAAAAAAACCCAATATCTTCTCGTATTAAAAGCGTATTAATTAGATTGTCAGGCATTTTTCTCAAAGGCATTAATTCTCTATTCTCATCAGATATAAATTGAGTTATTTGTTTCCCATTAATATCTAAAAGCCTTGAAGGAACTGCTGGGTTTACATATCCAAAATTTTTATCTTTTTGTATGTTTATAGTCTTAGATACTGCTAATGATAGTGTGATAATAGAAAAGCTAACTGCGAAATATGTTAAATAAATAAGCAGTTTATGTGTATTTATTTTTTTAAAATTAGGGCTATTTAATTTCATACTTTTTACTAAGTATACTATAAGTGTATAAGAATTAATAATGTTATAAGTTGATTGTTATAGTGTAAAATTATTGTTATAATCTTACACTATGTAAGCAGCATTTTTTAAGTTTTGCTAATTAAACAAATGTTGTGAAGGGTGGGTGATGGTATGTCTTTGACTTTAATACTAGATTTATTGATTGTTGATTAAGCATTTTTACAGGTCAATTGTTTTAAATTTTTATTGGTGTAAAACTGTTTAAAACAGTTTTAAGCGTTGTTTAGTATTTTTATTTTTTATATTAAAAAAGGAGAAAGGAGAGGTTTATGCTTTTATCTAGAAAAATAAGAGATTACGGGGCTAAGTATAAGGGCAAAGAGATTAAAATGAGCACAGAGATAAATAGTTTTTTAAATCTTCGCAATACTATTGAGATGAGGATAAGCTCTTATACTGTTTTTGGAGTAATTTATTCTATTTCTATGGATTCTCTTAAGCTTATTTTTCAAGAAGATACTGTATTGCCTGCTTTGGCTAAAAATAAAAATTTAGGTTCTATTCAACTTAAAAAAAATTTAGATTCTAAGAGTAGTGCTGCTTTTTTTCCCTTTTTATCTGTGAAACTATTAAGTGCTTCTTCTTATTCTTCTCAGAATAAAGAATACAATTTATTAACATTAGAATTTTTATCTCCTGCGCCAGAAGAGATTGCTATTAAAGTTGGAAAGCTTCTTGATTTAAAACTTGGGCAAAATCAGAGAATTCATGAGAGAATTATTGTCGATAAAGATTCTATTAGAAAGCTAAAAATTGATTCTGATAAAGCTTTTATCAATTTTAATGGGTCAAAACATAAATGCTTAATAAAAGATTTATCTTATGGGGGCGCTTTAGTAATTTCTTCTTTTGATTATAGAGATGTCGAGGAAGATGTAATTGATTTGATTTTTAGTTTTGAATTTATGGATGAAGAAATTTTTATTGAGGGTAAATCAAAAAGTTTAAGTGTTATTCAGACGCCCAATGGGAAGGTTTTTGCGCTTGGTATTGCTTTTGATGAAGACAAAATACCGCTTGAGTATACTATGTTAATTCATGATTATTTCAATTAATCAAAAGATTGAAATTTTTCTTATGTGATTATTCGAAAATTTGCTCGCAATATTTAGCTTGAGTCTTTGTTGGTTATATTTGCTGGTTTTATTGGGTGAAGTATTGCATTATGGTTTTAGACTTTTACTTTACATTGTTTTATTAATGAATGTTTATGCTTTTAAAATTTTTAAGTAATAATTTGACATCATTTTTTGTTAATGAATCTATTCGAACTGGCTTTTCTGATTCTATTGTTTATTGAGTATCCAAGTTCTTCATCTTTTAAGAACTCACTAAGGATTTGTTTGTAGTTGTTTTCAGAATTTACCAGCTCTTTGTAAAGATTTTGTGCATACTCTTCAAGAGTATTAAATACTGTAATATTTTTTTTATCCCATAAAAAATTAAATAAATAGGATTTTAGAGTAGCTTTTGTGATAAGTATTTTTGTATCTTTGTTTAAATATCTTCTTATGTTATCTTGACTTTTAAATAAATAGACGGGAATTTTTGGTTTGTAATGTTCTATTATGTTCCCGGGTGATTTTTCTAGTTCTATTTTTGTTTCTGCATAATTTACTGTATATTTACCTTGAAGTTCATTTTCTATCATTTTTTTTGTTATTGCACCCGGCCTTAATATTAGTACGTTATCTTTTAGGTCAAATCCAATCACGGTTGATTCGATTCCAATATTAAAGTCTTTATTCTCTTCTGTTTTTATTATTCCTTTTACAAGTCCATTTAATTCTTTTAAGGCCATTTCGAAATTTGTTGAGCTTGGTCTTTTTGATATATTTGCAGATGGTGCTACTATAGGGACTTTAGATGCTTTGATTAAGCTTAAAGCTGTTTTGTTTGCAGGAATTCTTATTGCCACTGTATCTAGGTTGCCACTTACAAATCTAGATATTTTTATTGATTTTTTAAGAACATAAGTTAAAGGGCCCGGACTAAATTTTTTGATTAACATAAGAGCACTTTTGGGAATATATTCTGATAAGTCTTTTATTTTTTTTACTGTATCAACGTGCACTATTAAAGGATTGTTAATAGGCCTTTTTTTTACTAAAAAAATCATTTTTACGGCATCCTCATTGTAAGCATTTGCGCCAATTCCGTAAACTGTTTCTGTTGGGAATACAACAAGCTCTCCCATTTTAATAAGTTTTGCTGCTTTTTGTATTTGGCTACTGCGAATTATTTTTGTTGATATCATTTTTTAGACTTTTTTCTTTTTATAATTAAATCAAAAAAAATGTAAATAAGCAATTTGCAAGTTTAATTGTTTATTGAAATATGTTTTTATATTATAATAAACATTATGAGAATTTTGATTGATGTCATCTTAAGAGATAATAGAAAATTTGTTTTTCTCTTTGTATTTTTTTTTATTGCTTCTCATGTAAATTCTGCTACAGTAGGACTTGCTTCATGGTATGGCGAGGCTTTCCACGGTAAAATTACTGCTAATGGCGAAAAATTTGATATGATGGCTCTTACTGCTGCTCACAAAGAATTGCCCTTTAATACTACTGTAAGGGTTACAAATCTTTTAAATAATAGATCAGTTGTTGTAAGAATTAATGATAGAGGTCCTTTTAGGAAGGATAGAATAATCGATTTATCAAAACATGCCGCTGAGAAGCTTGATTTTTTGGGAATAGGGGTTGCTCCTGTAAAAATTGAAGTAATTAGTGCGAATGAAAAAAGACCTTCTGTATCAAAATCTAGCAACTTTAAAAAAACATTTAATACTTCTGAGGTTAAAGAAGAAAAAAAAACAAAGCAATCAGAAGGGAATATTTCTGTTGAAAATAAATCTTCAGATTTGTCAGCAGATTATTCAGTTTCTGCTGACAAAGAAGCAGATTTTTACATACAAGTTGGATCTTATAAAAAAAAAGATTATGCTGATAGGACTTATCGAATATTAAAAAAAGCGGGTCTTTTTGTTGTAGTAAATTCTCACGGGCCGTTTTATACTGTTTTTATTCCCACTAATGCTGATGATGTTCAAAGAAATATAGAGCTTATTAAATCTACTGGATATAAAGATACTTTGATAAGAAAAACAAAGGTTCCAGGCGAGAGTCTTGTTATGGATTGATTTTTTAAATTATTTTTTTTATTAAAATTATTTATTGACTTTTTTAAATTTTATGATTATATCCTTTATTGTCAATTCCTTTGTGGTATTTTTTTATTTTAAAAATTGCAATATTCTTTTTAGAAATCTAAATTTATTAGGCGACTGTTTTACTTTTCTTAAATTTGTATTTTATTATTATATAGTTATTTTATGAACTTTTTATTTGATATTCCTCTTCCAATTATGATTTTAGCTCCGATGGAAGACGTTACCGATACTGTTTTTAGAAATTTAATTCATTTAATAGGATCTGAAGAAGGAGAACCTCATATTTATTTTACCGAATTTATTTCTACAAAAGGAATTTTAAATGGATCAAAACAATCCATTCAACATATTTTTTTAAAACCCAACGAACTTAATAGGCCTTTAATTGCTCAAATTTGGGGCAATGTTCCTGAGCAATTTTATAGAGCAATAGAAATGTTGGGAGGTATGGGGTTTTGGGGAATTGATATTAATATGGGTTGTCCTAAGAATAAAATAATTAAAAAAGGAGTTTGTTCAGCTTTAATTAATAATAAATCTTTGGCTAAAGAGATAATTCTTGCAAGCAAAGAAGCTTGTGTGAGATTTAATTTGCCTCTTAGTGTTAAGACCCGGCACGGATTTTCATATCCAGAAGTTAATGATTGGCTAGGGTTTTTGTTAGGCCTTGGAATTGATATGTTAACGGTTTATCCAAGGCTTGCTGTTAATCAGAGCAAAGGTCCTGTTAATTTTGATATTTTTTATGAACTTGTTAAATTGCGAAATAATCTTAGTCCTTCTACTCTGATTATTGGCAATGGAGATGTTTTGAGCCTCAGGGATGCTAGATATTATGTTGATAAATATTTAATTGATGGGATTATGTTTGGTCGTGGAATTTTTAATAATTTAAATTTATTTAAGCCCTCTTCAAAACACTTTTTAGATAGTAATTTAAATTTTAGGTTAAATATATTAAAATTCCATATAAAGGATTTCCATGCTACTTGGGGACTTGGAAAAGATTTTAATAAACTTAAAAAATATTTTAAGATATATTTTACTGAAAATGAAAGACAGAGTAAATATTTCTCAAATCTTATAAATTCAAAAACTTATGAAGAGCTTTTTGAAAATTTAAAAGTTATTGACATGGTAGGAGATTTTTAAACGATGAATTGTAGACCTTTTGAAAAATATGATCCTAAGGCATTTGAAGATGAAATTTACATTAAGTGGCTTAAAAATAATGTTTTTTTACCAGATAATTCTTTATTTGAAAAATTTAGTATGGTTGCGCCTCCTCCTAATGTCACTGGTGTATTGCATATGGGGCATGCTCTTAATTTTGTTTTGCAAGATGTTCTTGTTAGGTATAAAAGAATGAAAGGTCACAATACTTTATGGCTTTTTGGCACAGATCATGCAGGAATAGCAACTCAGGCTGTTTTTGAAAGGCATCTTAAAAAGATTGGTAAAAGCAAGGATGATTTTAAAAGAGAAGAGCTTGTTCAAGAAATTTTTAAATTAAAAGATAGGCATAGATGTATAATTGTTAATCAGATAAACAAACTTGGGGCGTCTTATGATCACTCAAGAGAAAGATTTACTCTTGATGAGAGTCTTTGTAAGGCTGTTAACAAGGTTTTTAAGGACTTATATTCTAAAGGGTTGATTTATAGGGGCGAGTATCTTGTTAATCTTGATCCTGGATCTGGGAGTGTTGTTAGCGACGAAGAGATTGAATATAAAGAAGTTGATGGCAAGCTTTATTTTGTTAAGTATTTTATTGATGGCTCTTCTTTTATTGAGATTGCAACAACTAGGCCTGAGACAATGTTTGGGGATACTGCTATTGCTGTTAATCCCAATGATGAGAGATATAAGTCTTT
Above is a genomic segment from Borreliella mayonii containing:
- a CDS encoding ParB N-terminal domain-containing protein, whose product is MLIDIDQIKIKKRIRKNIGDIETLKNSIIKHGLIYPIIIDKNKNLIAGLRRYQALKEIGYKEVEVKVISIENKKNLLEIELDENNVRKSFTKSEANEGEAYLKIYSESNIIIRFLKFIILKIKNMCKRKK
- the plzA gene encoding c-di-GMP-binding receptor PlzA — protein: MLLSRKIRDYGAKYKGKEIKMSTEINSFLNLRNTIEMRISSYTVFGVIYSISMDSLKLIFQEDTVLPALAKNKNLGSIQLKKNLDSKSSAAFFPFLSVKLLSASSYSSQNKEYNLLTLEFLSPAPEEIAIKVGKLLDLKLGQNQRIHERIIVDKDSIRKLKIDSDKAFINFNGSKHKCLIKDLSYGGALVISSFDYRDVEEDVIDLIFSFEFMDEEIFIEGKSKSLSVIQTPNGKVFALGIAFDEDKIPLEYTMLIHDYFN
- a CDS encoding septal ring lytic transglycosylase RlpA family protein, giving the protein MRILIDVILRDNRKFVFLFVFFFIASHVNSATVGLASWYGEAFHGKITANGEKFDMMALTAAHKELPFNTTVRVTNLLNNRSVVVRINDRGPFRKDRIIDLSKHAAEKLDFLGIGVAPVKIEVISANEKRPSVSKSSNFKKTFNTSEVKEEKKTKQSEGNISVENKSSDLSADYSVSADKEADFYIQVGSYKKKDYADRTYRILKKAGLFVVVNSHGPFYTVFIPTNADDVQRNIELIKSTGYKDTLIRKTKVPGESLVMD
- a CDS encoding tRNA dihydrouridine synthase — encoded protein: MNFLFDIPLPIMILAPMEDVTDTVFRNLIHLIGSEEGEPHIYFTEFISTKGILNGSKQSIQHIFLKPNELNRPLIAQIWGNVPEQFYRAIEMLGGMGFWGIDINMGCPKNKIIKKGVCSALINNKSLAKEIILASKEACVRFNLPLSVKTRHGFSYPEVNDWLGFLLGLGIDMLTVYPRLAVNQSKGPVNFDIFYELVKLRNNLSPSTLIIGNGDVLSLRDARYYVDKYLIDGIMFGRGIFNNLNLFKPSSKHFLDSNLNFRLNILKFHIKDFHATWGLGKDFNKLKKYFKIYFTENERQSKYFSNLINSKTYEELFENLKVIDMVGDF
- a CDS encoding L-threonylcarbamoyladenylate synthase; the protein is MISTKIIRSSQIQKAAKLIKMGELVVFPTETVYGIGANAYNEDAVKMIFLVKKRPINNPLIVHVDTVKKIKDLSEYIPKSALMLIKKFSPGPLTYVLKKSIKISRFVSGNLDTVAIRIPANKTALSLIKASKVPIVAPSANISKRPSSTNFEMALKELNGLVKGIIKTEENKDFNIGIESTVIGFDLKDNVLILRPGAITKKMIENELQGKYTVNYAETKIELEKSPGNIIEHYKPKIPVYLFKSQDNIRRYLNKDTKILITKATLKSYLFNFLWDKKNITVFNTLEEYAQNLYKELVNSENNYKQILSEFLKDEELGYSINNRIRKASSNRFINKK
- a CDS encoding penicillin-binding protein 1A; protein product: MKLNSPNFKKINTHKLLIYLTYFAVSFSIITLSLAVSKTINIQKDKNFGYVNPAVPSRLLDINGKQITQFISDENRELMPLRKMPDNLINTLLIREDIGFFSHRGFSLIGIFRAAFNIVLGRYFSGGSTLTQQLAKLLYTNQARRSILRKLHEIWWAIQLEKKLSKYEILEKYLNKVYFGNGNYGIVAASKFFFGKSVNKINTAESVMMIIQLPNAKLYSPLYNPKFSKKIQRAVLNQVVSNGIVKAEIAEKEFNEYWQNYDWTRMADTSAISNKKDQAPYFSEYIRQKILKYLPDGANIYKDGYSIYSTLDLEAQKYADKVTNDMINKARTMHNLNRSSETIIINSEIVPVVDAISDLLGIKNLRINGRQYKKLRKRKFYEDNIDLIASFGAILGIDKIDKATKEYIIKNKLTPKLIAQPEGAMIAIDTTTGAIRAMVGGSGHTKDNEFNRATQAKVQPGSAFKALYFAAAIDLKKITAATMFSDSPVAFLNKNGEVYAPENYGGKWRGNVLTRQALALSLNIPALRILDKLGFDSAISYSSKLLGITDPKEIEKTFPKVYPLALGVISVSPIQMARAFAILGNSGNKIEPYGIRYIEDRAGRIITNEEASILAKIKSKDQTQIVSPQTAYIITDMMKSTIQYGTLANQRYTNLKNFKSDIAGKSGTTQNWADGWAIGYSPYITTAFWVGFDKKGYSLGISGTGTGLAGPSWGEFMAEYHKNLPKKVFVKPAGIISIPVQAETGLLPEEIADEKIINELFISGTQPVEKSKYYENKLEFKNTIEFNIYGIDEINNNDEINFDTPEFEYLDNNLESLNNNNLESINNNEENKNEDEIEMNIKEPLNEIENKNSQQDLINNNNNNQEMPIENTKEIENEVIVNETNTEAQNTKELNLNNNENEKINNKDVNGEDIQLD